In a genomic window of Chryseobacterium sp. G0162:
- a CDS encoding AraC family transcriptional regulator: MAILKQNEEFDADALKEKVIGIASDMVMHDSGFHDHKTKAQLLYAPSGCMTVTTSDRQFVLPPFRMLWIPACEVHRVNFRNIVAYRSIYFDNEYAEKYMNSSLRVLHVNSLLKEIIERICFWEWSSLKVDQKNVLNVFWDEIAKAPEEKLELKMPVDRRLKRIVEEWTIRTSTPPMLKKLAEETGAVEKTITRIFKKETSLSYQEWRQQWRLQRSIELLVDGNTIGEVSHILDFSSDSAFIEFFKKHTGSTPLQYLIKNE, from the coding sequence ATGGCGATATTGAAACAAAATGAAGAATTTGATGCAGATGCTCTAAAAGAAAAAGTGATTGGAATAGCATCCGATATGGTCATGCACGATTCCGGATTTCACGACCACAAAACCAAAGCACAGCTGTTGTATGCGCCTTCAGGATGTATGACCGTAACGACTTCTGACAGGCAGTTTGTATTACCACCATTCAGGATGCTGTGGATACCAGCATGTGAAGTTCATAGGGTGAATTTCCGGAATATTGTAGCCTATAGATCTATTTATTTTGATAACGAATATGCTGAAAAGTATATGAATTCCAGTCTCAGAGTTTTGCATGTAAACTCTTTATTAAAAGAAATTATTGAAAGAATCTGTTTCTGGGAATGGAGCTCGCTGAAGGTTGACCAAAAGAATGTTTTAAACGTATTTTGGGATGAAATAGCAAAAGCTCCTGAAGAAAAACTGGAACTTAAAATGCCTGTTGACAGACGTCTTAAGAGAATCGTAGAGGAGTGGACAATACGGACTTCCACACCACCCATGCTAAAAAAACTGGCAGAAGAAACCGGAGCTGTTGAAAAGACTATTACCCGTATTTTTAAAAAGGAAACCAGTCTTTCTTACCAGGAATGGAGACAGCAGTGGCGACTTCAACGGTCTATTGAACTTTTGGTAGATGGAAATACAATAGGAGAGGTATCTCATATTTTAGATTTCTCTTCAGACAGTGCTTTTATTGAATTTTTTAAAAAGCATACTGGTTCTACACCCCTACAATATCTAATAAAAAACGAGTAA